The Pseudanabaena sp. FACHB-2040 DNA segment AAGATCCGAGGCGTACATCTTGATTGGAGTAGAGGAAATACGCGGAGGGAAAAGTAAAGTAATAGGAATACAAAATCATCTCGATGATCACACACTTCAGCAATTTATTAACAGCCTCAGTAATCAGCCAGTTCAGTTTCATTACGAAGCTGTAGCTATTGAGGGCGAGCAAGTAGGTGTTATTCGAATTGAGCAACAGACAAGACCAATATATCTTAAGAAGAAATATGGAAAGCTGGATAAAGAGCGAGTCTACGTGAGGAGAGGGAGCTCAACCGATCCAACAAAACCGGCTACTTTGGAAGAAATTGCACAAATGAGGGTGGAACCTCAAGAGATTGACGCTAATCTTTCGGTTGTATTTTCAAACCCAGATACTGGGAAACTAATTGGCTCACACTTATCAATTAAAGCTGAATTATACAACTTGCCGTCATCTCATAGCATTCCATCTTTGCCTGATCCGCCCAAAAATCCCTATGGACTTGATCTAATATCAAGCTATAGAACAAATCATCAATATTATCGTGAGTTAGCTCACTATATCTACATATACAAGCTATTCCGTCCGGCCCAACTATCTATCTCAAATATTGGGCGTGTCGCTGCACGGAATGTTAGAGTCGAGTTTTCAATTAACTCTTTAATGCAGATAGATTTGGTTGAAAAGGAAGAGCTTCCTAAAATGCCAGAAAAGCAATCTTTAGGACCTGATCTAAGTGGAATGAGGTTTAACAGACCTCAAACACCAGGTAGTGTGTGCGTCAATCAAACTGCTGGCCGATTAACTGTTGAGATTGATTGTGGAGATTTACAGCCAGGAAGGAGAGTATTCTCTGATGTCTTCTACATTGGCAAGGAAACCGAAAATCGCGATAATCTTATTGGAGCAGTTTATGCCGACAATCTTCCTTGCCCCTCTGAGTTGACTCTTACAATATCTGCTTCACTAAGCGAGTCTTCTCTGACAGTAGAAGATTTGATATCTATGGGACAGACTAAATTTTTCAAAATCTAGAGTCAGACCAACGTTGAACAATGCCCATGCACTTGACCGTTGAAAGACGTCGCTTGTATGCAAGATTTATCTGCGGCAGGTGATGGGTAATGTTAGGCTGCCCGACTCCTGGTTGTGACCTGACCGAAAGTTTATTGACTATTGTTTAGGGTTAAGTTCGTTTGAACTTGCCAGTGGTACTGGGCTTTGGCTAATGAATCTTCAATTTCATGTCAATGTTGAAAGCAACGACCAGAGCCTACAGGTTCTGCTTTGAAGGAAGAGTACAGCTGAATTGAAAAGCTACTCTATATTGATCACGACGCCAGTTATGGCATTTACGGTTGCGATCGCACCAAGCCCGTCTCAACTAGACCAACCGAATAGGGTTTTGGTTAGGCAGTAACGGCCTGCCAGAAGAGGCGACCTTCCCGACCGGCTGTATTCATTAAGCCAAGCCGAACCTTGTTCGGAGCAATGCCAAAGAGATGGAGCATGGCCCGCAGCAGTTCGGGAGTGGGGTGAGTGTCGGCCAAGAAACCTGACCACTCCGATTGGGGCAGGCTGAAGAAGGTAGTGAAGAAGCTGGTGAGTTGCTGCTCGTCGAAGCGCATCAGCTTTTCTAGGCCAAAGAGGTAGAGATAGTGCTTGCGCACCTTTTCCTGAGACCACAGAGTCTTCCAAGCAGCGTGGGCGGTCTCTGTAGGGGTTGGGTTGCTAGCGTTGAGGGCCTGTGCGATCGCATCTGCCAGTCCTGGGGCTCGTCGCAGCAGTGCTCCTACCATATAGCCAGAAGCCGGATGCACCATGCCAGCCGCCCCGCCAAAGCCCACGATGGGCTGATCAAAGTCGGGCAGGGGTAGATTCATCGGAAACAGGCAATGCTCAACATGGTGGGCTTCCTTGAGATGAACCCCCCGGTAGGCTAGCCGCTGGTGCAGGCGCTGTTCCAACACCTTGAAGGACACAGCAGGGTTATGGGAGAGCGAGGTTTCCTCGACAAAGTAGACGTCGTTGCCCATATCCATCGCGTAGAGAAAGGTCGGCGGCTCTTGGCGTTCTTTGGCAGAGAGGTGATCAGAGCGATAGTCCATCAAGACAAATTGGCCAGAGCGAACTGGGGGCGATGAGAACCGGCCTACAATGCCGTAGGCGGCTTGAAAGGCTACGGGAATCGACTGAGAGCGCCGGATGAAAACGGGTTTGTGACCGCTGGCATCAATGACGATCCGGGCCTTGAGTTCTTGGCCTCCCTGGGTCGTGATGCGGGAGTGGTCGGCGGTATGCTCAAGGCTGGCGGCCGCGTCTTGGTACCAGGATAGAGAGTTGCGATCGCACTGCCCCAGTAAATGCGCCTGCAGCTTGCGCTTATCAAACAGCCCATACTCTCGATTCAGCGCCATTTCTTCAGGCCCAAAGTAGGCCGTTGAATCAGTCCAGCGGTGGGCCAAAAGATCGGTAAGCCCTAGCGCTTCGAGTTCATCGCACCAGATGCCGTACGTGTTGGGCCACTCTGCATCGGGGCTGGTCGGGGTCAAACCTTGGACAGTTAGACCTGCCTCACAGAGGGCTGCTGCGATGGCCAGTCCCGCAGGTCCAGAACCAATCACCAATGCATCAAACACCTAAAACTCTCCCGGTTAGAAATTACTTGTGGGCTGGAGCCTGACAAGCCGTTGCCAGTGGTGCCAGACCTGCTTGTTGGCAGGTCGTGCATGGTTCCATCTTATCTGCGTTTGATAGCACCCCGAAATGCCCCATAAGGATTACAGGCAGGAAGCCGATAAAATCAAGCGCAACAGACTCGTAATGCTATTTGGAGAGGCATTAGCGCAAATGAACAATTTCCCTACATCCGCCCAGACTCCGCCCTACCCTCGCGACCTAATAGGCTATGGCCGCACCCCGCCCGATCCAAAATGGCCGGGCAATGCGCGAGTTGCTGTGCAGTTTGTGATCAACTACGAGGAAGGCAGCGAAAACTGCATTCTTCACGGCGATGCTGCCTCAGAAACCTTTCTCTCAGAGAGCGTAGGAGCGCAGCCTCTGATGGGCGTGCGCAACATGAACATGGAGTCGATGTATGAATACGGCAGTCGGGCTGGGTTCTGGCGACTGCACCGGCTGTTTACGAAGCGGCAATTGCCGGTCACGGTCTACGGTGTAGCGATGGCCCTAGCCCGTAACCCCGAAGCGGTGGCGGCCATGCAGGAAGCTGACTGGGAAATCGCCAGCCACGGCTATCGCTGGATTGACTACCAGTACATCGGGGAAGAAACCGAGCGGGAACACATTCGGAAAGCGATCGACGTCCACACCCAAGCAATCGGAACCCGTCCCTTGGGCTTTTACCAGGGCCGTATCAGTCCCAATACCCGTCGTCTGGTGGTGGAGGAAGGCGGCTTTCTCTACGATGCCGACAGCTACTCAGACGATCTGCCCTACTGGATACATGACTACGGCAAGCCCCATCTGGTCATTCCCTACACCCTCGACAACAACGATATGCGCTTTGCCACCTATGCCGGGTTTAACGCCGGGGATCAATTTTTTGCTTACCTACGAGATGCCTTTGACACGCTCTACGAAGAGGGCCAGGATGCACCCAAGATGATGAGCATCGGTCTGCACTGCCGCCTAGCCGGTCGCCCTGGTCGCACAGCCGCGTTGGCGCGGTTTCTCGACCATGTGCAGGCCCATGACCGGGCTTGGGTTTGCCGTCGCGTGGAGATTGCGCGTCACTGGCACGAACATCATGCCCCTGCCTAGCGTTAAGGCCCTAGGGCTAAGTCATCGACCGGCATAAGCCGCAATGGGCTCTTTAATAAATCGAATATAGAAGTGCTTGAAGGTAGACTTGACGACGCGGGGTGCGCCAAAGTCAATAGGCATCAGGTGATCGGGCAGCTTCCAGTCGGTGACGCGCAGATCGGCGGGGGTGAAGAGGGGAAATGCGATCGCATCCAGCTCCCCACACACCCCCAACCGCAAAGACTCAGCTACGGTAGGCACGTCTGTCGGGTTTACCCCCAGCACTTCTACCATCGCCCGATCCAGGGCAAAAACATCAGCAGAAGCTCCCAAAACTCCCAGCAGCCGAGGTTCGCCGCCGCTAGGACCATTGCCCTCATGGCCAATAATGCCGTCTAGGATCGTCAGGTCGGGGTCGATCAGGCGGGCCGTTTCCACCAGCATGGTGCCAAAGCGCTGGCGGTCTTTGCCTGCTTCCATATGCCACCAGGCTTTCATCTTGCCGGGAACGCAGCCAAAGAGATTTTTGACGCCCAGGGTAAGGGTAAGCTGCACGTGGGATTTGACCTTGGGCAGATTGATCACCACGTCGGCCTCCATGGCCTCTTTTGACAGCCGCAGGTGGTCAAAGTCGCCGCTGTTAGCAGTGGCGTAGCGGTGCCCATGCAGTTCGACAATCGGTAGACCAATCTCTTCGGCCAAAGGCAGCAGTCCATTGGCTTTAGCCACGCCACGGGCGCTGCCGAAGGCCGGACTGTCGCCTAGAAAGGGTTTTCCGCCCACAGCCTGAACCATCTGAGCCACGCAATAAACCAGCTCAGGCCGGGTAGTGCATTCCTTCGTAGGCCGCGACCCGGTCAGCAGATTGGGCTTTAGCAGCACCCGATCCCCCGGCTTAACAAAGGCGGCCATACCGCCTAGGGGAGCCAAAACGGCTTCCAGATGTTGACGCAACTCGTTACGATCGTAAGTCTGGGCGCGAGTCAGGCTGACTTGGGGAACCATAGCTTCCGTTGACTGCAATTCGTTTTTATTTGTCTTACTAGAGATTAACCTGAGTCTTTGCCATGCTTTCGTTTTGGGCTAAAACCAGCGGCACCTGGATCAATGTCATGACGATTCTGCTGGGAACTGGCGTTGGGCTGCTGCTGCGCGATCGCTTGCCCCAAGCCATGCGGCAGATTATTACCCAGGCAGTAGGGCTAATGACCCTAGTGATCGGCTTTAGCATGGTGCAGAGCTTACCTAGAATCGAAGCCGGACCGATTGACGGCATTATTCTGGCGCTGCTGGCGATGGTAGCCGGGGGGCTGCTGGGAGAATGGGGCCAGATCGAGAAACGCCTGATAGGGGTAGGGGATTTCTTGAAAAAGCAGTTTCGCGGCGGGGGCCGCTTTACGGAAGGGTTTGTGGCGGCTAGTCTGCTGTTTGTAATCGGCCCCATGGCGATTTTGGGCAGCCTCAACAATGGGCTTTCTGGCGATCACACTATCCTGGCCCTCAAATCCACGATGGACGGTTTAGCTTCCGTGGCGCTAACAGGTAGCTATGGCGTAGGGGTTGGCTTTTCGATTCTGCCAGTCTTGGTCTACCAAGCTGGACTGTCGCTGCTGGCGGGCACGTTGGCCACAGCCCTGCCCGATCCAACCAACGACCCCCGTATTCTCATCGTGACGGGGATCGGCGGCATGATTATCCTGGGGCTTAGCCTTAACCTGTTAGAGGTCGGTAAAGTCAGGGTTGCCTCATTTTTGCCAGCGCTGTTAGTAGGGCCGCTGGTAGTTGCGATAGTCAAAGCCTGGCTATAAGAGCCATCACACAGGCCCTATAAAGCTGACCCAAAATCCTCTCAGTCCGGCAGGGTCGCTGCGATAGAGCGACAGTCTAGAGGTGAAGTCTCACCATCCGCTGCAATTCGAGCCTCGCTGGGAGAATAGTCATTGGCCAGCAGATATCGCTCCAGGGCTGCCTGGGCTGCTGAAACTGTGGGCAGGCAATACTGCACCCGAAAGAGAAAAGACAAGTCAGAGCAGGCACTGCCTAAGGGGCTCTCCCAAATCTCAAGCCTGACGCCCGGTTTTTGCGACGTCAGGCGATAGTACACAGAAGTATCGCCTGTCATTGAGGGCATATCGTTAACAGTTAGAGGGGCTTAGTCGGTAACTGCCTCAGAGTGCCCATCCTGTGCGAATAGGCTATCTATCTAAGCCGGGCCAAAATAGGTCTCCACAAAACTGCCGTGCAGCCCGTAGGGAATATGGTGATTTAGCTTGAGCCGGGCAACGGGGTCAGCCTCCAGGTTTTGAGCATCTAGAATGACCAGATCAGAGCAGGTGCGCTCAGCGTTGTAGACCAGAATTAAAATCCAGCCCGCATCCTCTGACTGTCCCTGGGGTTGGGGTACAAAGACCGGCTCTCCAATGAAGCCTCGGGGCGCAGCGCTCCAAATTTGCTCCTGCTGGGTCTCTAGGTCCAGCTTTAGGATGGCCTGCAGGGGTGCATTTCCTGTTGGTGAGTGAGTTGCCCCAATAAATAGATAGCGGTGAGACAACCCCACCCGTTCGGGGTTTAGTGTGGGGAACTCAACGCTGCGGCTAACTAAAGGCGTGGGATCTGCGGTGCCAGCGGCCAAGTCTACAGTAAAGCGCCAGAGTTGACCCTCGGGCACCTGGTCGAAATCAACGTTTAAGTAGTTTTCGCCGCCTTTGAGAGAGGGAAAATCGCTGTAGCGAATGGAGTCTACGACAATACGCCCGTCAACCTCGAATGCATTGGCGTGGTGGAATACAAAGCAGGGATCGGTATCAATAAATTGCACTGGCCCCTCGCCGTTTCTAGGGATCACAACGATCTTGGTGGGGGCTTTTTCATTGAAGGCGATGCACTCTGCTGCACCCTTGAACCCCAACACGTAGGGCAGCGGGTTGAGGGTGACCGGGTTTTGAAAAAAGATGGCGTAATTGGGGGTGATAGCAAAGTCGTGTAGGAAGGCAAAGCCCGGCACGGTGTGGCTATGGCTGGAGAGGGGTTTGCCGTCCAGGTCAAATTCGTAGAGGGTAATGGTGCTGGAAACGCCAGATTTAACCGAGAACCCGACCATGCGGGGCTGACCGCTGTGGTGGCCGGGGTCGAACTTGGGGTGAGCCGTAAAAGCACCACCGGGCGCGATTTGGTCCTCTAGGTCATCAAGACCGATGGTTTCTAGGGTTTGAGGATCGAGGCGGTGAGGTTCTGCCGCTTCCCAGAGCGCTAGCAGCTTGCCGCCCCAGTAGACAACGTGGGTGTTGGCAATATTTTTCAGCTTCAGGTCAAACGCATTGGCCAAGACGCCGCCTGGTTTTTGGGTGCCAAAGACGCCACGAAAAACAGGCTTGCCCTGCTTTTGCTCGGCCACATATCCTTCAGTGCGAATGTAGCGGCTGCGGAAAAAGGCTCGACCCTGCTTAAAGGCAATGCTGTTGATCAGGCCGTCACCATCAAAGGGATGCTTGACGGGGTAGCCGCCGACATCGAGCAGGCCAGGGCCGTTGCGAAAGAGGGTGCCTTCCAAGTCAGCTGGAATTTGACCCTCGATGTCCTCAATCCAGTAAGCAAATTCTTGGGGCTGAGATCGGTATCCGCCCTGCCAGTCTTTTAGGCTGAAGCTTTGGCTGGCTGAAGTTTGGTTCTTTTCACTGGTTAGCATGGCTGGGGCAGTTT contains these protein-coding regions:
- a CDS encoding ATP-binding protein, with translation MKTQLLESLLYEEESPTLDFKKEQYPFSKATEEEKSELVKDILGFANAWRRSEAYILIGVEEIRGGKSKVIGIQNHLDDHTLQQFINSLSNQPVQFHYEAVAIEGEQVGVIRIEQQTRPIYLKKKYGKLDKERVYVRRGSSTDPTKPATLEEIAQMRVEPQEIDANLSVVFSNPDTGKLIGSHLSIKAELYNLPSSHSIPSLPDPPKNPYGLDLISSYRTNHQYYRELAHYIYIYKLFRPAQLSISNIGRVAARNVRVEFSINSLMQIDLVEKEELPKMPEKQSLGPDLSGMRFNRPQTPGSVCVNQTAGRLTVEIDCGDLQPGRRVFSDVFYIGKETENRDNLIGAVYADNLPCPSELTLTISASLSESSLTVEDLISMGQTKFFKI
- the crtL gene encoding lycopene beta cyclase is translated as MFDALVIGSGPAGLAIAAALCEAGLTVQGLTPTSPDAEWPNTYGIWCDELEALGLTDLLAHRWTDSTAYFGPEEMALNREYGLFDKRKLQAHLLGQCDRNSLSWYQDAAASLEHTADHSRITTQGGQELKARIVIDASGHKPVFIRRSQSIPVAFQAAYGIVGRFSSPPVRSGQFVLMDYRSDHLSAKERQEPPTFLYAMDMGNDVYFVEETSLSHNPAVSFKVLEQRLHQRLAYRGVHLKEAHHVEHCLFPMNLPLPDFDQPIVGFGGAAGMVHPASGYMVGALLRRAPGLADAIAQALNASNPTPTETAHAAWKTLWSQEKVRKHYLYLFGLEKLMRFDEQQLTSFFTTFFSLPQSEWSGFLADTHPTPELLRAMLHLFGIAPNKVRLGLMNTAGREGRLFWQAVTA
- the puuE gene encoding allantoinase PuuE, which produces MNNFPTSAQTPPYPRDLIGYGRTPPDPKWPGNARVAVQFVINYEEGSENCILHGDAASETFLSESVGAQPLMGVRNMNMESMYEYGSRAGFWRLHRLFTKRQLPVTVYGVAMALARNPEAVAAMQEADWEIASHGYRWIDYQYIGEETEREHIRKAIDVHTQAIGTRPLGFYQGRISPNTRRLVVEEGGFLYDADSYSDDLPYWIHDYGKPHLVIPYTLDNNDMRFATYAGFNAGDQFFAYLRDAFDTLYEEGQDAPKMMSIGLHCRLAGRPGRTAALARFLDHVQAHDRAWVCRRVEIARHWHEHHAPA
- a CDS encoding DUF362 domain-containing protein, with the translated sequence MVPQVSLTRAQTYDRNELRQHLEAVLAPLGGMAAFVKPGDRVLLKPNLLTGSRPTKECTTRPELVYCVAQMVQAVGGKPFLGDSPAFGSARGVAKANGLLPLAEEIGLPIVELHGHRYATANSGDFDHLRLSKEAMEADVVINLPKVKSHVQLTLTLGVKNLFGCVPGKMKAWWHMEAGKDRQRFGTMLVETARLIDPDLTILDGIIGHEGNGPSGGEPRLLGVLGASADVFALDRAMVEVLGVNPTDVPTVAESLRLGVCGELDAIAFPLFTPADLRVTDWKLPDHLMPIDFGAPRVVKSTFKHFYIRFIKEPIAAYAGR
- a CDS encoding DUF554 domain-containing protein; the encoded protein is MLSFWAKTSGTWINVMTILLGTGVGLLLRDRLPQAMRQIITQAVGLMTLVIGFSMVQSLPRIEAGPIDGIILALLAMVAGGLLGEWGQIEKRLIGVGDFLKKQFRGGGRFTEGFVAASLLFVIGPMAILGSLNNGLSGDHTILALKSTMDGLASVALTGSYGVGVGFSILPVLVYQAGLSLLAGTLATALPDPTNDPRILIVTGIGGMIILGLSLNLLEVGKVRVASFLPALLVGPLVVAIVKAWL
- a CDS encoding carotenoid oxygenase family protein; translated protein: MLTSEKNQTSASQSFSLKDWQGGYRSQPQEFAYWIEDIEGQIPADLEGTLFRNGPGLLDVGGYPVKHPFDGDGLINSIAFKQGRAFFRSRYIRTEGYVAEQKQGKPVFRGVFGTQKPGGVLANAFDLKLKNIANTHVVYWGGKLLALWEAAEPHRLDPQTLETIGLDDLEDQIAPGGAFTAHPKFDPGHHSGQPRMVGFSVKSGVSSTITLYEFDLDGKPLSSHSHTVPGFAFLHDFAITPNYAIFFQNPVTLNPLPYVLGFKGAAECIAFNEKAPTKIVVIPRNGEGPVQFIDTDPCFVFHHANAFEVDGRIVVDSIRYSDFPSLKGGENYLNVDFDQVPEGQLWRFTVDLAAGTADPTPLVSRSVEFPTLNPERVGLSHRYLFIGATHSPTGNAPLQAILKLDLETQQEQIWSAAPRGFIGEPVFVPQPQGQSEDAGWILILVYNAERTCSDLVILDAQNLEADPVARLKLNHHIPYGLHGSFVETYFGPA